The genomic interval ACCCAGGTTTTTCTGGCGGAAGAAATAGGGGAAAGCGTCACCGCCGGAAGAAGAATACTGGTTGATGAGCATGGCCTTGGGCCCATCGTGAGCGATCCCGGGGGTGCGCATGGGGTCAAGACCTGCACGGTGCCAGTAGGCGTGGGTTTCACGGGTGAGCAGTTCAGTGAGGCGATCGGGAATAAAGCCGCCTCCATTGAAACGCTCATCGATGATCAGGGCTTCCTTGTCATGATAGGCATAAATTCCACGGTTGAGTTCGCGGTTGCCTTCCACGGCGGTATTGGGAACATGAATATAACCTATGCGGCCGCCCGAGAGACTGTCAACGATTTCCCTTCGGGTGTTTACCCAGTCGAGGTACATCAATTCAAGCTCGCTGGCAATGGGGCGGATGGTAAAGGTGCGGGCGCCTTCAGCCACAGGCCTGCTGTTTACAGTGATGCGGGTGGCCTTGTCCACACGGTTCTCAAGGAAAATATAGGGGTTATTGGCAAGGGTCACATCTTGTCCATCGATGCTGATGATGAAGTCGCCTTCGCGAATGTCAATACCTTGTTCGGTGAGCGGCGAGCGGCGAGACGGGTTCCAGTTTTCCCCTTCATAGATCCTGGTGATGCGGTAGCGGTTATTCTGGACATCAGCAGCCAGTTTGGCGCCCAACAGTCCGTTCTGAATTCGCTGCGGGCGATCCCATTCGCCATAATCGACGTAGGCGTGGCCTGCATTGGTCTCAGCCACCATCTCCCCAAACATATAATCGAGGTCGAAGCGGTGGTTCACCGATGGCAGAAGTTGTGAATAGCGTGCATAGAAGCCATCCCAGTCGACATTATGGATGTTTGAAACGTAGTAATAATCGCGGACGATGCGCCAGCCATCCCTGAAGATCTGTTCCCATTCCTTGCGGGGCTCAATTTTCATGGTGAGGTCTTTCAGGTCGAGCTGGCCCTCGCCTGCCTTCTGGTTGGGTGCCAGGCTCGCCACGGCATATTCGCCCCTTTGCATATACAGGAACTTGCTGCCATCAGCCGAAACAGTGGCCCCCCGGATGCCCGGCATAATCACCTCGTTTTTCTGTTCTTTTACGTTGTAGCGGTTCAGTCCTTCGTTGTTTGAATAAACGATACCATCCTTCACGGCCTGCAGGTTCCCATAGGTACCTGAAGACAGGGGGAAGGCCACAATGCGATTCCCGGCATTCTGTGGATCGATGCGAACCACCACATCCTTGTTTTCCTCTTTCTTTTCGTTATCCCCCGTCTGTTCCAGGGTTTCTTTGGGTTCAAACAGCCTTGGGCTATCGTTGGTCAGCGGCAGGGCATAAATGCGGGTGGCATTGTTGTAGAGGTAGTTAAACTCGAAGTCTGAAAAGGCAAGGTTGAAATCGCGGTTGGAGAGGAAGAAGATGTATTGCCCGTCCTTCGAGAACACGGGACTCATATCGTTGAATGTATCATCGGTAAGTTGCATCTTATTGCCACTGGCAATTTCATAGACCCACACCGCGCTCTGATCGTTTGTGCTGTTCTTGGTGTAGGTGATCCATTTTGAGTCGGGGGAGAAGCTGTACGACCTGATCTCATCAGAAGTGGCACGGTCCACACGGGTGACCTCACTGGTCTGCACATCGAGCACCTGCAGGTACATGCTACGGTCGAAGAAGGTGAGGTAGCGACTGTCAGGCGACCATTCAGCCTGGTATTTCCAGCCTTTTGAATTGCTGGTGATTTGCCGCGGTTGGGCTCCTTCCTTGTTTTCAAGCAGGAAAACCTCGTATTCTCCGGTCTCATCCGAATAATAGGAGATCCACTTTCCATCGGGCGACCATTGGGGGTAAACTTCGCGAACGCCCTGGGTGTTGGTGAGGTTGAAGATGGTGCCGGGTCCTGCTGGTACCGAGAAGATATCGCCACGGGCATCGAGGAGGACCCTGCTGCCGGAAGGTGAAATGGCAGTGCTGTGAATGTTGCCTTTTACATTCTTGAAATAGGGCAGGGTGTTTTCATTGTCGAAGTGGATGTTCACCACCACGCGTTCCTGCCTTTCGGTGTCCAGATTGAGTTTGAAGAGCTGACCGCCGCTTTCATATACCAGCAGGTTTTTGCTGCCAGCCGGCCACATCACGTCGAATTCGTTGTGACGGGTGAGTTGTTTGACCTCTTTGGTGCTGACATCATAACTGTAAATGTTGAGCCAGAGGTCGCGGTCAGAGGCAAAATAGATTTTGTTGTTGTACCAGTGGGGGATTTGATCGGTGCCTTCCCAGTTGGTGATTTTTTCCGAGAGGTTTTGCTCCAGGTCATAGATCCATATATCGCTGGCCCTTCCGCCCTTATAGCGTTTCCAGGTACGGAATTCCCTGTCCACCCAGGTAAAGGCCATTTTCTTGTTGTCGGGGGAGAGTACCCCGAAGCCGGCATAAGGGATGGGCAGCTCTTCTTCAAAACCCCCGTCGATACTCACCAGGAAGTATTTTCCCATACGTTCGCCATATTCGGTACGGTTGCTTCGGAACAGGATTTTTTTGCTGTCGGCAGTCCAGTCGAGCACCACGTTGTCAAATCCGCCGCGCTGAGGCATGGGGCCCACATCGTTGTAAAATGTGAGTTGTTTTGGCGTACCACCTTCTGCTGGCATCACATACACCTGGCGGGTGCCGGTGTATTCTGCAGAGAAGGCGATCCACTGGCCATCAGGTGAGATCTTCGGGAAGAGCTCCAGACCATCGTGAGAGGTGAGGCGGCGTGCATCACCGCCACTGGCGGAAACTGTCCACAAGTCACCTGCATAAACAAAAACAATTTGATTGCCGCTGATATGAGGATAGCGCATCAGCCGTGCATCTTCAAGCGCCATGACACCCTGGAACAGAAAGAGCAGGGATGCCACAAGCATGATCTTTTTGAAAAAATGTTTCATGATTGAAGGATGAATGATTTAAAAAGGGTTGCT from Bacteroides sp. carries:
- a CDS encoding PDZ domain-containing protein — protein: MKHFFKKIMLVASLLFLFQGVMALEDARLMRYPHISGNQIVFVYAGDLWTVSASGGDARRLTSHDGLELFPKISPDGQWIAFSAEYTGTRQVYVMPAEGGTPKQLTFYNDVGPMPQRGGFDNVVLDWTADSKKILFRSNRTEYGERMGKYFLVSIDGGFEEELPIPYAGFGVLSPDNKKMAFTWVDREFRTWKRYKGGRASDIWIYDLEQNLSEKITNWEGTDQIPHWYNNKIYFASDRDLWLNIYSYDVSTKEVKQLTRHNEFDVMWPAGSKNLLVYESGGQLFKLNLDTERQERVVVNIHFDNENTLPYFKNVKGNIHSTAISPSGSRVLLDARGDIFSVPAGPGTIFNLTNTQGVREVYPQWSPDGKWISYYSDETGEYEVFLLENKEGAQPRQITSNSKGWKYQAEWSPDSRYLTFFDRSMYLQVLDVQTSEVTRVDRATSDEIRSYSFSPDSKWITYTKNSTNDQSAVWVYEIASGNKMQLTDDTFNDMSPVFSKDGQYIFFLSNRDFNLAFSDFEFNYLYNNATRIYALPLTNDSPRLFEPKETLEQTGDNEKKEENKDVVVRIDPQNAGNRIVAFPLSSGTYGNLQAVKDGIVYSNNEGLNRYNVKEQKNEVIMPGIRGATVSADGSKFLYMQRGEYAVASLAPNQKAGEGQLDLKDLTMKIEPRKEWEQIFRDGWRIVRDYYYVSNIHNVDWDGFYARYSQLLPSVNHRFDLDYMFGEMVAETNAGHAYVDYGEWDRPQRIQNGLLGAKLAADVQNNRYRITRIYEGENWNPSRRSPLTEQGIDIREGDFIISIDGQDVTLANNPYIFLENRVDKATRITVNSRPVAEGARTFTIRPIASELELMYLDWVNTRREIVDSLSGGRIGYIHVPNTAVEGNRELNRGIYAYHDKEALIIDERFNGGGFIPDRLTELLTRETHAYWHRAGLDPMRTPGIAHDGPKAMLINQYSSSGGDAFPYFFRQKNLG